One window from the genome of Variovorax sp. PAMC26660 encodes:
- a CDS encoding ABC transporter substrate-binding protein — translation MTHAAHAGLVVQRLPKLSKRSLLGASLLAMLCAALPQQQAHAQGPRNFATLAMVAEPQTLDPMASTADLVGTIMQHVYETLYTFDAKWNVVPMLAEGMPKISADGKTYAITLRKGVMLHNGRELTADDVVASLQRWMDQSPRGKAVGKEIDSLKAKGPLAIEVVLKEPYAPLLSQFALPSGMAAIMAKDSIASPLKEFVGTGPYKFKERRPDQFVLLTRFDKYSARKEPASGYGGKREAAIEELRFVPVPNASTRVEGALAGQYDFADLLPVEALPRLEASGGKTLPIMTPSFGFPYLVLNTKEGVAANPAVRQAIQTALGEGEMLAAGFGDTRFFVAEGNHFPKGSPFYSASGVTQYNQRNAPKAKELAAKAGYKGEPIRVLTSRQYDFHYNMALLMAEQLKRAGFKVDLNVVDWATLVQRRNDSKLWDIYVTHSGQFPEPMLSPPQLGDGAPGWWDSPAKKAALNAFNTESDPAKRGALWGKVQQVVYDEVPYINIGKFNGLSAKSPALDNYTPATWPFFWNAKIK, via the coding sequence ATGACCCATGCCGCCCACGCCGGTCTTGTCGTCCAGCGCCTGCCGAAGCTGTCCAAGCGCAGCCTGCTGGGTGCGTCCCTGCTCGCGATGCTGTGCGCCGCGCTGCCCCAGCAGCAAGCGCATGCGCAAGGCCCGCGCAACTTCGCCACGCTGGCGATGGTGGCCGAGCCGCAGACGCTCGACCCTATGGCGTCGACCGCCGACCTGGTCGGAACCATCATGCAGCACGTGTACGAAACGCTCTACACCTTCGACGCCAAGTGGAACGTGGTGCCGATGCTGGCCGAGGGCATGCCGAAGATTTCAGCCGACGGCAAGACCTACGCGATCACCCTGCGCAAGGGCGTGATGCTGCACAACGGCCGCGAACTCACGGCCGACGATGTGGTCGCCAGCCTGCAGCGCTGGATGGACCAGTCGCCGCGCGGCAAGGCCGTGGGCAAGGAAATAGACAGCCTCAAGGCCAAGGGCCCGCTCGCCATCGAGGTCGTGCTGAAAGAGCCCTATGCGCCGCTGCTCTCGCAGTTCGCGCTGCCCAGCGGCATGGCGGCCATCATGGCGAAGGACTCGATCGCTTCGCCGCTGAAGGAATTCGTCGGCACCGGCCCCTACAAGTTCAAGGAGCGCCGCCCCGACCAGTTCGTGCTGCTCACGCGCTTCGACAAATATTCGGCGCGCAAGGAGCCGGCCAGCGGCTACGGCGGCAAGCGCGAAGCCGCCATCGAAGAGCTGCGCTTCGTGCCCGTGCCCAACGCCAGCACGCGCGTTGAAGGCGCGCTGGCCGGCCAGTACGACTTTGCCGACCTGCTGCCTGTGGAAGCCCTGCCGCGCCTGGAAGCCTCGGGCGGCAAGACGCTGCCGATCATGACGCCGTCCTTCGGCTTCCCGTACCTCGTGCTCAACACCAAGGAAGGCGTGGCCGCCAACCCGGCCGTGCGCCAGGCGATCCAGACCGCCCTGGGCGAAGGCGAAATGCTCGCGGCCGGCTTCGGCGACACGCGCTTCTTCGTGGCCGAGGGCAACCACTTCCCCAAGGGCTCGCCGTTCTATTCGGCCTCGGGCGTCACGCAGTACAACCAGCGCAACGCACCCAAGGCCAAGGAACTCGCGGCCAAGGCCGGCTACAAGGGCGAGCCGATCCGCGTGCTCACCAGCCGCCAGTACGACTTTCACTACAACATGGCGCTGCTGATGGCCGAGCAGCTCAAGCGCGCCGGCTTCAAGGTCGACCTCAACGTGGTCGACTGGGCCACGCTGGTGCAGCGCCGCAACGACTCGAAGCTGTGGGACATCTACGTCACCCACTCGGGCCAGTTCCCCGAGCCGATGCTCTCGCCGCCGCAGCTCGGCGACGGCGCGCCCGGCTGGTGGGATTCGCCCGCCAAGAAGGCGGCGCTGAATGCCTTCAACACCGAGAGCGATCCGGCCAAGCGCGGCGCGCTGTGGGGCAAGGTGCAGCAGGTCGTCTATGACGAAGTGCCGTACATCAACATCGGCAAGTTCAACGGCCTCTCGGCCAAGAGCCCGGCGCTGGACAACTACACGCCCGCGACCTGGCCGTTCTTCTGGAACGCGAAGATCAAGTAA